The DNA window TCGATATCGGGTGGCTAGGAAGATTTTCCGGATTATGATGCGGTCATGACGAATCTGCTTTCCAATTCCGATGCCCGCCGCGTCTTTCTTGCCAAGCAGGGCCTCAGCGCCCCACCGAACCGAGCCTTGACCAAGGCCGGCCTGCTGCAGCTCATCCAGGATCTCGGCTTCGTCCAGGTGGACAGCATCCAGACGGTCGAGCGGGCGCATCATCAGATCCTGTTTTCCCGCAATCAAACCTATCGGCGCGAGCATCTGAAGGCGCTGCTGGAGAAGGAACGCGCGCTGTTCGAGCACTGGACGCACGATGCCTCCATCCTGCCGAGCGCTTTCTTCGTCTATTGGAAGCACAAGTTCCGCCATCAGGAGAAGGTCCTGGTCGAGCGCTGGCGCAAGTGGCGCGGCGAGGGTTTCGAGGCCGCCTTCGAGGAGACCTATGAGCGAGTGCGTCGCGACGGCGCGATGCTGGCGCGCGACGTCAAGGCCGATGGCCATGTGTCCGGCGGCTGGTGGAACTGGCATCCGAACAAGACGGCGCTCGAATATTTCTGGCACACCGGCAAACTCGCGATCGCCGGCCGCTCGAATTTCCAGAAGATCTATGATCTCACCGAGCGTGTCATTCCGGCCGAATTCCGCGAGCCGGAGGTGAGCCGCGAAGACTTCGTCGACTGGGCCTGCCGCGGCGCGCTCACCCGCCTTGGCTTTGCCACCCACGGCGAGATCGCAGCCTTTTGGAATCTGGTCTCGCCCGACGAGGCCAAGGCCTGGGTATCGGCTCACCGCGACGAGCTGACCGAAGTGCTGATCGAAGCGGCGCCTGGCGGCAAGCCTCGCCCGTCCTGGGCCTTTGCCGGTTTCCCTTCGACGCTCGACAGCTATCCGGACGCTCCGCCGCGCATCCGCGTGCTCAGCCCCTTCGACCCGATGATCCGCGACCGCAATCGCACTGAACGCCTGTTCGGCTTTTTCTACCGCATCGAGGTCTTCGTGCCGGAAGCCAAACGCGAATATGGTTATTACGTCTTCCCGCTGCTCGAGGGCGACCGCCTGATCGGCCGCATCGACATGAAGGCCGACCGGAAGAAATCGACCCTCGATGTCAGGCGGCTCTGGCTGGAACCGGGCGTGAAGGCTTCGGCCGGACGGCTGGAGCGGCTGGAAGCGGAGTTGGAGCGGGTGGCGCGGTTTGCGGGTGTGGAGAAGGTGGTGTTGCTCGACGGGTGGAAGGGGTAATCGAATTATCCTCTGCTCGTCACTGCGCCCTCACAAGCGAGGTCGCCATAAGCACCGACCGAACAAAGCAACCATCGTGGCGCGCGTTCGTCTACTCCGACGCTAAGTTTGGCAACAACGCCACCGCACTCTCCGTCATCCCAGGCCTTGAGCCTGGGATCCATGCGTCTGCTGCTGGTGGGTGCGGCGTGGATGCTCGGCTCAAGGCCGAGCATGACGGAGGTGGATTGGACAGGACAAACCATTCACAGCCCGAAAGCCCTGTCAGCGATGCCATCCGCCGGTCACAGCCCAAACTTTGACCTGGTGAGGGGGAGAGGGTCTTCCCTCAACAGATCTCCGTCTTGCTGATCTTGATACCGAAGCCTTCCAGGCCGACATAGTGGCGCTCGCGGCTGGTGAGCAGCTTGATTGAGCTCACCCCGAGGTCCTTGAGGATCTGGGCGCCGAGGCCGATTTCCAGCCATTCGCTTTCGCGCGTCTGCGCCTCCGCATGGCCTTCGCGGCCCTGGTTGCGGGCCTTGCGGCCATTGTCGTAATGGCCGACGCCGACCGAGCCTTCGCGCAGATAGACGATGACGCCGCGCCCTTCCGCGGCGATCTTCTCCATGTAGAAATCGACCGGGCTCTTCCTGCCGAAGAGATCCTCGGCGACATTTTCCGGATGCAGGCGCACGGGGATTTCGATGCCGTCGCGGATGTCGCCGAACACGACGGCGAGATGCTGCATCGGATCCCAGGGCAGCGAATAGGTGTGGGCTCTCGCCTTGCCG is part of the Rhizobium bangladeshense genome and encodes:
- a CDS encoding winged helix-turn-helix domain-containing protein yields the protein MTNLLSNSDARRVFLAKQGLSAPPNRALTKAGLLQLIQDLGFVQVDSIQTVERAHHQILFSRNQTYRREHLKALLEKERALFEHWTHDASILPSAFFVYWKHKFRHQEKVLVERWRKWRGEGFEAAFEETYERVRRDGAMLARDVKADGHVSGGWWNWHPNKTALEYFWHTGKLAIAGRSNFQKIYDLTERVIPAEFREPEVSREDFVDWACRGALTRLGFATHGEIAAFWNLVSPDEAKAWVSAHRDELTEVLIEAAPGGKPRPSWAFAGFPSTLDSYPDAPPRIRVLSPFDPMIRDRNRTERLFGFFYRIEVFVPEAKREYGYYVFPLLEGDRLIGRIDMKADRKKSTLDVRRLWLEPGVKASAGRLERLEAELERVARFAGVEKVVLLDGWKG